A genome region from Buchnera aphidicola (Cinara splendens) includes the following:
- the dapF gene encoding diaminopimelate epimerase, whose amino-acid sequence MLQHSICTQASFYYRIFNSNGVEVEQCGNGARCIAYYLFLKKKIDKKKICVSTKNRYLFLEHVKNNIFKIDMGEPVFTPKNIPFLCTSEQSSYSIIIHGINYFIYVVTIGNPHCIIQVDDIECVNVKKIGSELSTHSCFPEGVNVGFMQVISKKKILLRVYERHVGETHACGSGACAAVAIGIRNKILSNNVVVTLLYGQLTISWSGLLGHSLYMSGEAVHVYDGIITF is encoded by the coding sequence GTGCTTCAGCATTCAATTTGTACGCAAGCTAGTTTTTATTACAGAATTTTTAATTCCAATGGTGTAGAAGTTGAACAATGTGGTAATGGAGCTAGATGTATTGCATATTATTTATTTTTAAAAAAAAAAATTGATAAAAAAAAAATTTGTGTTAGTACGAAAAATAGATATTTATTTTTAGAACATGTAAAAAATAATATTTTTAAAATAGATATGGGTGAGCCTGTTTTTACTCCAAAAAATATTCCTTTTTTATGTACTTCTGAACAATCAAGTTATTCTATAATTATTCATGGAATAAATTATTTTATTTATGTAGTTACTATTGGTAATCCCCATTGTATCATTCAAGTGGATGATATAGAATGTGTAAATGTTAAAAAAATTGGTAGTGAATTATCTACACATAGTTGTTTTCCAGAAGGTGTTAATGTTGGTTTTATGCAAGTTATATCTAAAAAAAAAATATTATTGCGAGTATATGAACGACATGTTGGTGAAACACATGCTTGCGGTAGTGGAGCGTGCGCCGCTGTTGCTATTGGTATAAGAAATAAAATACTATCCAATAATGTTGTTGTCACTTTATTGTATGGTCAATTAACAATTTCTTGGAGTGGTTTGTTAGGACATTCTTTGTATATGTCAGGAGAAGCTGTTCATGTATATGATGGTATAATTACGTTTTAG
- the cyaY gene encoding iron donor protein CyaY, with product MRDILFCKKIKKTLLRIEEILNKNNKKIDIDYLLLDNMLEITFINNKKIIITSQMFLKQLWIATSSQGYHLLYKKKTWICIRSNQTIHKILKKEFLIQTNYLFKFNILNNI from the coding sequence ATGCGTGATATTTTATTTTGTAAAAAAATCAAAAAAACACTGTTAAGAATAGAAGAAATTTTGAATAAAAATAACAAGAAAATAGATATTGATTATTTATTACTAGATAATATGCTAGAAATTACATTTATTAATAATAAAAAAATAATCATTACGTCACAAATGTTTTTAAAACAATTATGGATAGCTACATCTAGTCAAGGATATCACTTATTATATAAAAAAAAAACTTGGATATGTATACGTTCAAATCAAACAATACATAAAATTTTAAAAAAAGAATTTTTAATACAGACCAATTATCTATTTAAGTTTAATATATTAAATAATATTTGA